The nucleotide window ATACAACTGTTAGAACGCAATATGCAATTTAAAAATAGCTCGTCCACAGCAATTTTATTTTTTTCCCGCAGTGCAGAAGAGGAAGCACGGGTAAAACATTTTATTGCAGGCGATACCGCTGCATCTCAGCAAGTGGCAAATTGCATGATAAATCATTCCTTAGCAATAATCAGAAAAACAGGATTGCCGTATTATATTATTAATTCCGAATATCAAAAAGGTGAAAATTTTGGTGAACGTTATTCAAATGCATTTGCAGATATTTTTAATTTGGGTTTTCAAAAAATTATTTCAATTGGCAACGATTGTGCATCATTGTCGCATAATGATATTATAAATGCATCTGCACAATTAAATAACTATGATTTTGTAACCGGCCCTGATCAAAAAGGTGGTTTATATTTAATAGCAATGCATCGCAAAGATTTTAATAAAAAACGCTTTGCATTATTGCCATGGGGAACAGGGAATCTTGCTGAAGTAATTACTCGATTTTGCAATCTAAATGGTTTATCATTATTTAAAACGACCATTAAAAGAGATATTCATACAAGAGGAGATTTAGCCTTACTATTAAATTCTCAAACGTTTTTATTCCGCCTAAAACAATTAGCAGGAAATTTACTTAACAGGTATCAAAATGCAATTTTTAAAAATGGCATTCATTTTATTTCTGCATTACTACCCACTTCTATTTCTCTGAAGTCTCCACCTGCATTATAATACTTGCAACTTACTGAATTACCCAACAGCAATTACAATAATTGCTGAAATCATTTTTATACAATCACTTAAATATTAAAACTCCAATTATGGAAAGAGAAAATTATTATCACGCAAAAGACTTAAAAAAATTCGGAAATATCTCAGATTGGGATAAAGAATTAGGAAAAGCATTTTTCGATTATTATGGAAAAGTATTTGAAGAAGGCGCACTCACCCAACGTGAAAAATCATTAATTGCTTTAGCAGTTGCACACGCTATTCAATGTCCGTATTGCATTGATGCTTATACAGTGGATAGTTTAGAAAAAGGTGTTGATGAAGAACAAATGATGGAAGCGGTGCATGTTGCCGCTGCAATCCGAGGAGGCGCATCTTTAGTGCACAGCACACAAATGATGAATCGCTTTAAAGAAGTAACAATGTAGGTAAATGAATTACAGACGTATTAAAATTTTCTTTTTTTATTAAAAATTTCATATCGCATGTCTATACAAAAATCATTGCATAAACAACATCATAAGCTTGCAGATAATGCATATCAATTAAAAGTGCTGGATACACATGAAGTACTTACCATTGATCTCCCAAAATTTGAAAGCAAACTAAAAGAGCATCAGATATTTCCATTGACACCTGTAAGAACAGAAATTTTTCAAGTGAATGTTGGATACATGTGCAATCAAACCTGTGCGCATTGCCATGTAGATGCAGGTCCTGATCGCAAGGAAATTATGACACGAGAAACAATGCAGCAATGTATAGATGTGTTGGCTGCAACGGATATTCCCACAGTTGATTTAACTGGTGGTGCTCCAGAAATGAATCCTGATTTCAGATGGTTTGTTGAAGAAATTTCTAAGCTTAACAGGAAAATTTTAGTGCGATGTAATCTCACAATTATTCTTGCAAATAAAAAATATCATGATCTGCCGGAATTTTTTAAACTGCACAAAGTTGAAGTGATTTCATCCTTACCTTATTACAATAAATCAAGAACGGATAGCCAACGTGGTGATGGTGTTTTTGAAGCGAGTATTCAGGCATTACAAATGTTGAATAACATAGGTTATGGCAAACCGGATTCTGATTTAATATTAAACTTAGTGTATAATCCGGGCGGTGCATTTTTACCCGGTTCACAATTAATGTTAGAACAACAATTTAAAAAAGAGCTGAAGAAAAATTTTGATATAGAGTTTAATAGTTTGTTTTGTATGACCAATTTGCCTATTAGTAGATATTTAGATTATCTGATTGAATCGGGCAACTATGAATCTTATATGGAAAAATTAGTGAATGCATTTAATCCCGGTGCTGCATTAAATGTAATGTGTCGCAATACAATTTCTGTTGGTTGGGAAGGAACAATTTACGATTGTGATTTTAATCAAATGTTAGGTCTTAAAGTAGATGCAAATGCTCCTCAGCACATTAATGAATTTGATATTGAAAAGTTAAAGAATCGTCAAATCGTTTTTAATCAACATTGTTATGGATGCACTGCAGGTGCAGGTTCCAGTTGTGGAGGAGCCGTTGCATGACACATAAGAATGCATTGATTATTATGATAAAAAATCCGGTGAAAGGGAAAGTAAAAACCCGTTTAACTAAAGACATCGGAGAGGAACAAGCATTGTTTGTTTACAATAAATTATTGCAGCATACTTGTAAAGTTGCTTCAGAGATTCAGGTTGATCGTTTTGTTTTTTACAGTGATATAATTGATAGAAAGGATCAGTTTATTAATGATGGATTTAAAAAATATGTGCAGTGTGATGGCGATTTAGGTGTGCGCATGGAATACGCATTTTCAATTCCATTTAAAAATGAATATCATAAAGTTGTAATGATAGGTGCAGATTGTTATGATCTCACATCATTACAAATTCAAAATGCGTTTGATGCATTAGACAACAATGATTTTGTAATCGGGCCTGCAAAAGATGGTGGCTATTATCTGATCGGTATGAAAAAATGGAACCGTTGGATTTTTAGAGACAAACCATGGAGTACAGAAAAACTTTTAGCAGAAACAAGAAATGCTATTCAGGAAAATAACGGAAAGCTATTTTTGTTAGATCCTCTCACCGATATTGATACAATTACTGAATTAAATAACTACCCGGAACTAACAAAACCTACCTCATAATTATATATGGAAATTCTTCTAATTATTAGTGCACTATTTCTCGCATATTCAAATGGTGCAAATGATAATTTCAAAGGAGTTTCCACATTGTTTGGAAGTGGTACAAGTAATTTTATTATTTCAATTGGCTGGGGCACTATCAGTACTTTACTCGGAAGCATATTTGCAATTTATTTAGCACATGGTCTTATGCAGAATTTTTCTGGCAAGGGATTAATTCCTGATGAATCGTTAAAGGACCCCGCTATTGCCACTGCCGTAGCTCTTGGTGCAGCAGTAACTGTTTTCTTTGCAACAAAAATTGGTCTTCCAATTTCAACAACTCATGCCATAGTTGGTGCTTTGGTAGGTGCAGGTTTTATGGCCGTTGGCAACGCATTAAATTTAAGTCAACTTACATATACTTTTTTACTTCCGCTATTAGTAAGTCCTTTTATTGCTTGTTTTGCGAGTATATTTCTCTATTTATTATTTCGCCGATTGCGTTTGTTTTTGAAGATTGATAAAGACACACATTTTATTGCCAATCCACCAATAAAAAATGTAAATCAATTTATGGCTCCTGGAGTTTCTGTTCAACAAATTGAAGTAGAAAAATACACCGGCGATATAGTCGGTATTTCTGCACAAAAATTATTAGATGCATTTCATTTTATTTCAGCAGGTGCTGTAGGTTTTGCCCGAGGCATGAATGATGCACCAAAAATTGCAGGTTTACTATTGCTAATTCATTTTTTTAGTGTACCATTAATTATTGTACTCGTTGCTGTTGCTATGGCAATTGGAGGTTTATTACATGCAAAGAAAGTAGCTATTACTATGAGTAAGAAAATTACAAGTATGAATGCTGGTCAGGGCTTTACATCAAACTTAGTTACAGCAGTTTTAGTTTGGACAGCAAGTATTAGTGGGATGCCTGTTTCAACAACTCATGTATCTGTAGGTGGAATTTTTGGAATAGGCATATCAAATAAAAAAGTGGATTATAAAATGGTTGGTAAGATAATAGGTTCATGGGTAATTACATTACCATTAGCCGCAATTCTTTCTGCTATAATTTATTTATGCATTCAATTTATCTTTTAATCAATTTAAAATACTTTTATTTAAATACATTCAAAATGTCAACAACATATTTAGAAACCACAAGAAATGTTTACAAAGAAGCAGCCGAAAATCCACAGAAAGGATTGTGTTGCACAACAACACCAGTATGGCAATTGCCGGAATTAGTGATTCCTCAAAAAATGCTCGAAATGAATTATGGATGTGGCAGCACGGTAAATCCAAGAGATTTAATAAATAATCCAACAATCATGTATGTAGGTGTTGGAGGCGGAATGGAGTTACTACAATTTGCTTATTTCAATCGCAAAAATGGTGGCGTGATAGGAATAGATGTAGTAGAAGAAATGCTTTCTGTTTGCGATGAAAATTTAATTGAAGCAGAAAAACTCAATCCATGGTTTAAACGTGAATTTGTTGAATTGCGAAAAGGAGATGCATTTAAATTACCCGTTGTAGAAAATTCAATAGATATCGCAGCACAAAATTGTTTGTTCAATATTTTTACTGATATGGATTTAAATAAAGCGTTGGGAGAAATGTACCGAGTATTAAAAAAACATGGCAGATTAGTAATGAGTGATCCAATCTGTGAGCAGTCAATACCAAATAATTTGCGTGACGATGAAAAACTAAGGGCCTTATGTTTAAGTGGTTCTTTGCCATTGAATGAATATATTAATCGAATCACATCTATTGGATTTGGAACAATTGAAGTGCGAGCTAAAAGACCTTATCGCATTCTTGATCCTGGCCATTATAATACACCTGAATTAATTTATATTGAGAGTGCAGAAATTTGCGCTATAAAAGATCCAATGCTAAATGACGGCCCCTGTGTTTTTACAGGTAAAACAGCAATTTATTTTGGTGATGCAGATTATTTTGACGACAAGAAAGGACACATCTTAATGCCAAATCAACCATTATCTATTTGTGATAAAACTGCCTTGCAATTTCAAACTTTGGATCGAAAAGATATTTTCATTTCAGAATCTACATGGTTCTATGACGGTGGTGGTGGTTGTTAATATTTACCAATTTGAATTGCACATCTTAACTTCGGCCTTCAATTAATTATGCATTGAATAAAGGAGTATTTACTTATCGAAATATTTTAAGTGCTATTGGCATTGCTTTCGGCATCTGGTTTATTTGGAATTTTTATGTCATCATCAGTTATTTTTTAATGGCTGCGGTGGTTTCACTTTTGGGAAAGCGCATTGTAAGACTATTAGATAAAATACATTTTGGAAAATATAAATTACCAAGATGGCTTTCTGCTTTATTTGCATTGGCAGTTATTATTGCAGGTATCGTTGGAATACAAATGCTTTTTATACCACTTATTATTGAACAGGCGCAAGTAATTGGAAGTATAGACACACAAGAAGTTGCTGCCGGTTTAGGTCCCTGGTTTCATCAACTTGAAGATTTTATTTTGCAATTTCAAAATAATCCTGACACCACTTATACCTCCTTAATAGATATGTTGTCTGCACAACTTAATGCTTGGATAACCATGACTTCAGTATCAAATATTTTTAGCAACATCTTAGTAAGTCTGGGAAGTATTATTACGGCAATATTCTCTGTCGCCTTTATATCTTTTTTCTTTTTGAGTGATGATAAATTATTTTCTAAGATTCTAATCGGTATTACACCCACTCGTTTTGAAGAAAAAGCAATTCGCATAATGAACCGCAGCGAAAAAACATTAACCCGTTATTTTACAGGACTTATTATACAATCCACAATAGTTTTTATATTAATTATTATAGGATTTTCGATTGCCGGATATAAATACGCAATGCTTATAGCCTTCTTTTGTGCTATTGTAAATATCATTCCTTATCTGGGTCCGATTATAGGAACCCTGTTTGCTTTGCTTGTCACCACCACCAGTCAATTTGCGACGAATCCAGATGCCAATTTGGGGGGTATAATTGTTACAATTGTGGCAATTTGCCAAGGTGTTCAATTGATTGATAATTATATTTC belongs to Bacteroidota bacterium and includes:
- a CDS encoding TIGR04282 family arsenosugar biosynthesis glycosyltransferase translates to MTHKNALIIMIKNPVKGKVKTRLTKDIGEEQALFVYNKLLQHTCKVASEIQVDRFVFYSDIIDRKDQFINDGFKKYVQCDGDLGVRMEYAFSIPFKNEYHKVVMIGADCYDLTSLQIQNAFDALDNNDFVIGPAKDGGYYLIGMKKWNRWIFRDKPWSTEKLLAETRNAIQENNGKLFLLDPLTDIDTITELNNYPELTKPTS
- the arsS gene encoding arsenosugar biosynthesis radical SAM protein ArsS (Some members of this family are selenoproteins.) encodes the protein MSIQKSLHKQHHKLADNAYQLKVLDTHEVLTIDLPKFESKLKEHQIFPLTPVRTEIFQVNVGYMCNQTCAHCHVDAGPDRKEIMTRETMQQCIDVLAATDIPTVDLTGGAPEMNPDFRWFVEEISKLNRKILVRCNLTIILANKKYHDLPEFFKLHKVEVISSLPYYNKSRTDSQRGDGVFEASIQALQMLNNIGYGKPDSDLILNLVYNPGGAFLPGSQLMLEQQFKKELKKNFDIEFNSLFCMTNLPISRYLDYLIESGNYESYMEKLVNAFNPGAALNVMCRNTISVGWEGTIYDCDFNQMLGLKVDANAPQHINEFDIEKLKNRQIVFNQHCYGCTAGAGSSCGGAVA
- the arsM gene encoding arsenosugar biosynthesis arsenite methyltransferase ArsM — its product is MSTTYLETTRNVYKEAAENPQKGLCCTTTPVWQLPELVIPQKMLEMNYGCGSTVNPRDLINNPTIMYVGVGGGMELLQFAYFNRKNGGVIGIDVVEEMLSVCDENLIEAEKLNPWFKREFVELRKGDAFKLPVVENSIDIAAQNCLFNIFTDMDLNKALGEMYRVLKKHGRLVMSDPICEQSIPNNLRDDEKLRALCLSGSLPLNEYINRITSIGFGTIEVRAKRPYRILDPGHYNTPELIYIESAEICAIKDPMLNDGPCVFTGKTAIYFGDADYFDDKKGHILMPNQPLSICDKTALQFQTLDRKDIFISESTWFYDGGGGC
- a CDS encoding carboxymuconolactone decarboxylase family protein: MERENYYHAKDLKKFGNISDWDKELGKAFFDYYGKVFEEGALTQREKSLIALAVAHAIQCPYCIDAYTVDSLEKGVDEEQMMEAVHVAAAIRGGASLVHSTQMMNRFKEVTM
- a CDS encoding anion permease, with the protein product MEILLIISALFLAYSNGANDNFKGVSTLFGSGTSNFIISIGWGTISTLLGSIFAIYLAHGLMQNFSGKGLIPDESLKDPAIATAVALGAAVTVFFATKIGLPISTTHAIVGALVGAGFMAVGNALNLSQLTYTFLLPLLVSPFIACFASIFLYLLFRRLRLFLKIDKDTHFIANPPIKNVNQFMAPGVSVQQIEVEKYTGDIVGISAQKLLDAFHFISAGAVGFARGMNDAPKIAGLLLLIHFFSVPLIIVLVAVAMAIGGLLHAKKVAITMSKKITSMNAGQGFTSNLVTAVLVWTASISGMPVSTTHVSVGGIFGIGISNKKVDYKMVGKIIGSWVITLPLAAILSAIIYLCIQFIF
- a CDS encoding AI-2E family transporter — its product is MNKGVFTYRNILSAIGIAFGIWFIWNFYVIISYFLMAAVVSLLGKRIVRLLDKIHFGKYKLPRWLSALFALAVIIAGIVGIQMLFIPLIIEQAQVIGSIDTQEVAAGLGPWFHQLEDFILQFQNNPDTTYTSLIDMLSAQLNAWITMTSVSNIFSNILVSLGSIITAIFSVAFISFFFLSDDKLFSKILIGITPTRFEEKAIRIMNRSEKTLTRYFTGLIIQSTIVFILIIIGFSIAGYKYAMLIAFFCAIVNIIPYLGPIIGTLFALLVTTTSQFATNPDANLGGIIVTIVAICQGVQLIDNYISQPLIFSNSLNTHPLEIFTIVLIFGSMAGIIGMIIAVPAYIFIRIIAREFFSEIKIVKNLTQGME
- a CDS encoding DUF2064 domain-containing protein, which gives rise to MQFKNSSSTAILFFSRSAEEEARVKHFIAGDTAASQQVANCMINHSLAIIRKTGLPYYIINSEYQKGENFGERYSNAFADIFNLGFQKIISIGNDCASLSHNDIINASAQLNNYDFVTGPDQKGGLYLIAMHRKDFNKKRFALLPWGTGNLAEVITRFCNLNGLSLFKTTIKRDIHTRGDLALLLNSQTFLFRLKQLAGNLLNRYQNAIFKNGIHFISALLPTSISLKSPPAL